From Triticum urartu cultivar G1812 chromosome 2, Tu2.1, whole genome shotgun sequence, a single genomic window includes:
- the LOC125534106 gene encoding desmethyl-deoxy-podophyllotoxin synthase-like, which yields MDGDACYYLLALLPLVYTIIRFSRAFFGSGNRGLRLPPGPWQLPVIGSLHHLFGALPHRALRDLSRRHGPLMLLKFGKVPVIIASSAEAAKEIMKTHDHVFCTRPLSASAKVLNEHGPGISFAPYGEHLRQLRKICIVALLNAKRINSFRPTREQEVSVLIRSISSASKSEPLVNLSKMLTIHGTDTTVHSIMGTRFKDSDVGTLLGHVKEAVRLIGSLTISDLFPSSWLARTLSSTLHRAAVCRDSSLLFLERVICEHLERRSSMDVHQEILIDVLLRIKREGNLQFPLTMDNIKAVIFDVFAGGVEAPVTTLLWAMAELMQNPSVMSRAQAEVRGAFMGQMEVTEEGLGQLSYLHCVIKETMRLHTPGPLLLPRECQEQCNILGYDVPKGATVLVNAWAISRDPEYWDEPEAFVPDRFMGSKIDYKGNDFEFTPFGAGRRICPGMHFGIANIELALASLLFYFDWALPDGILPGDLDMTETMGITARKKEDLWLRATLHVQLPR from the exons ATGGACGGTGATGCATGCTACTATCTCCTAGCTCTTCTTCCACTTGTGTACACCATCATTCGCTTCTCCAGAGCGTTCTTTGGCTCCGGCAACCGCGGTCTACGGCTCCCTCCGGGCCCATGGCAGCTTCCTGTCATCGGCAGCCTCCACCACCTTTTCGGCGCCCTCCCACACCGTGCCTTACGGGACCTCTCCCGACGCCATGGGCCTCTGATGCTCCTCAAGTTCGGCAAGGTCCCAGTGATCATCGCCTCCAGCGCCGAGGCTGCCAAGGAGATCATGAAGACGCACGACCACGTCTTCTGCACCAGGCCGCTGAGCGCATCTGCCAAGGTGTTGAACGAGCATGGCCCCGGGATCTCCTTTGCCCCGTACGGCGAGCACTTGCGGCAGCTCCGCAAGATTTGCATCGTCGCGCTGCTGAACGCCAAGCGCATCAACTCTTTCCGTCCCACCCGTGAGCAGGAGGTGAGCGTGCTCATCCGCTCCATCTCATCCGCATCAAAGTCGGAGCCACTTGTGAACCTGAGTAAGATGCTCACCATCCACGGGACGGACACAACGGTGCACTCAATCATGGGTACCCGGTTCAAGGACAGCGACGTTGGCACCTTGCTCGGTCATGTGAAAGAGGCGGTGCGGCTGATAGGTAGCCTCACCATATCCGACTTGTTCCCGTCGTCGTGGCTAGCACGCACTCTGAGCAGCACGCTGCACAGGGCTGCGGTCTGCCGGGACTCGTCGCTATTGTTCCTGGAACGCGTCATCTGTGAGCATCTTGAGAGAAGGTCCTCCATGGATGTGCACCAGGAAATCCTGATCGATGTCCTCTTGAGGATCAAACGAGAAGGCAACCTTCAGTTCCCCCTCACCATGGACAATATCAAAGCAGTGATTTTT GATGTTTTTGCAGGAGGGGTTGAGGCACCAGTAACAACGCTACTGTGGGCCATGGCAGAGTTGATGCAAAACCCTAGCGTGATGTCTAGAGCACAAGCTGAGGTCAGGGGTGCCTTCATGGGACAAATGGAGGTAACCGAGGAGGGTCTAGGCCAGCTAAGCTACTTGCATTGTGTCATCAAGGAGACCATGCGATTGCACACACCTGGTCCATTATTATTGCCAAGGGAATGCCAAGAACAATGCAATATACTTGGCTATGATGTTCCCAAAGGTGCTACTGTTCTTGTGAATGCTTGGGCTATCTCAAGGGACCCGGAATACTGGGACGAACCAGAAGCATTCGTGCCAGATAGATTTATGGGTAGTAAGATAGATTACAAAGGCAACGACTTTGAGTTCACACCTTTCGGTGCCGGACGTCGGATTTGCCCCGGGATGCATTTTGGGATCGCGAATATTGAGCTAGCACTCGCAAGTCTCCTATTTTATTTTGACTGGGCTCTCCCAGATGGCATTCTTCCCGGTGATCTTGACATGACAGAAACCATGGGA